In Thunnus thynnus chromosome 4, fThuThy2.1, whole genome shotgun sequence, the DNA window cactgaaacaggtttttcttgctgcaatcattcctcctgttcatactgaccattagaagatcccttcataatgcacttacaatgttaGTGATagaggggacaaaatccacagtcctcattctgtgcaaaaatgtatgtagttttttttaagctaatatgaagcttcagccatccaaattagtcaaatcaagtcaatatctttcaatgttacagtctttttagtgctaaattctctctttttgttactgtacttccactgcagctcaacaggaaaacactgtccattgAGACACTGAGGGatttttttcactaaaaagactgtaactgtgggaGATATCCagtttatttgactaactccgATGGTTGAAGCCACATACTATCTtcagataaaattttaaatacatttttgctcaaaatgagaaCTGTAGACTTtgtcccatcacttacattgtaagtgcatttcgagaggatcttctaatggtcaatatTAACAGGATTgcagtgagcaaaacctgttttatATGGACACCTGATTCTAcgatagacttgaaaaattttgCATTTGTACTTTAAAGTAGTGGTTATATCTGGTCCATGGTGTTCAGGGAAGCCCAAAGGGCAAGATTTCTAAATGCAGAAGGGCCCCAGATCATCAAGTAACCAAATTATTAATatacatatgcatatatatagcAGCCATATATATATAGCAATAACTGTCTAATTTCAATAAGATTATTTTCCCATGCAGATAACATTGAAATGACTCATAATTTCAGCTCACTCAAAGTCTAAAATTGAATTTAGTGTCCCTTAATTTTGAgtatttcatgcatttttattCATAACTTTCATGGGCCTTCATAAATAAGACTCATTAAAGTGAGAGTCCATGAGGGCCCTGAAAGCATCAAAGCAGCCATCAGCCTGCATGTAGCATTCAGACAGCAATCTGTTTTACACTGTGAAGGAGTCTAACCTAAAGAAGGTGAAACATATTGAGAGTATGCACTCACTCAGTTTTCTTCCTTTACGCATTTTTATTACCtatatttttatctatttattacCATTTACAGGCTCAATTAACCTCTACAGGGGTTAATTGGTTGTAACTTTGATTCTGTTattgctgtatatatataacaatGAGGATTCTGCCTGTGTTCATGTGAGTATCcatgtgtgtctgatgttttatttcatttgtgaaGTGTGCACAGACTCCTTTGATGATTTacactataaataaataaagcttaagttttatttacattttaaataagttTCTGTTTTGCTTCACCTTCCCTTTCTTACAGGTTTTGTCATCCATAGAAGGATCTACATGTTGACAGACTATTTGCTCTACTGATGCTATGCTGCCACCTACTGGTGCCAGCAGGTTCAACTGTGCCACAATATAACTGTACACTGttacagatttgaaaaatagtagtttttattttctaatggTGGTATTTACAGGTGGCGTGGCCTGCTGTCTTAGTACATGTGGTATAGAACATAGTAAAAAGATATGAACACATCTCAGGCAAAGAAAGCATAACCAATAACCAAATTAACTATTGACATTGGGATATGGACGAGATAAATATCCTATCAAATTGATGCGGTTGTTTTAATATTACAAAGAATGAGGCTTCAGCTTTGCCCTTCAGCATCCAGTGAGTAAACGTACACTCTTTCCCACAAACATGTGCCCTACTAAATTATTCAACTGAATGACAAATATGGTTCTAGcattactcaaaaaaaaaaaacaatatttcagaATCACAGAATAACATCAAATCTTGATTcaacacacaaataataaaataatacattagaAAAAGCACTACATGAGAACAAGCAGATGCCGATGAAATTGTGAAGACATTGATATTGTGTGATTGACATTAGCCAGAGCAACTGTGGATATAGCTTGTATGTCACATGTAAATGTGATTTGACTCCTAAAATGGTTCACATGGAAAACAttgattgaaaaacaaaaacaaaaaaaaacaacaacatttttttccaatcaATGTTTGTACACATAAGAAATAGGAGTCTACAGAGTAGTGGTTTGTCAGCCAATGCAAGATGTACTTGGAgcacacagtgtgtgtgaaacTGATGGGAAAGGATATGGTTGTCCACAACAACTTAACAACATTGTTGGCTCTGATACAAGCTGTAACTGCAGTCACAATGACTCAACTGACATATGAGATTATTGATGATACATTTGGTTTCCGGTACTGTAAGCTCtccataaataataaaaagaaccTTAAATTTTGACAAATAATATTCTCTTTTACATCGATATACAAACATGACAAAAGATCATAAATACAGGGCAGACTGGTGCCCCCAACATTCAATAAACATTAATAGTACTGTGTTTTATAAATGCAATATGATTAAAGTACATTGTCAGATGATGTTGTGATGTAAAACATCAAATTTCAAGACTAACAAGCCACTTCTGGCTTTATCATGCTTGAGTGGTACTGTAGGTCGTGATAAGGGTGACTACGCTGAAACATTCCTCTGAAACAACAGTACAGAAGTGCTAAAAGAAGAATTCATACGGAGCAAAGGAGTTGACACTATAATCTAAAAGTTGAGTGAGTGAAATGAGCTAGTGGATACATACTTTTCCATACTCAGACTTTTGTTAAAAAAGGGACACTGTAACTCCTTGAATtctacaagaaaaacaaagcctTGAGTCTGTGCCATTGAGAGgtgaatattttacatatttttagcCCATGCTATAATACACACTTGTATTAAATAACATATCTCTTTATATACCTTTTCTGACTAAACTCTGGTAATAAAATTCATACTGTGAAAGGGGTCAGCTATGACTGTTACACCAATGTGGTAACTGGTTTGACTGAAGTACTTCTGTACAAATACTGTTTGCTGTCATATTTACACAGATCTACGCACTGATAGAAATAACAGGAAATTCTAATGTGTGGAAGAAAGATACATTGTAGACACATCACTGTTCCAAACTTTTCAATCcaacttgtttttcattcaaTGTTAATTCCTGCTAAGTTGTATAACTTTATAAAATACAGAATCCAATTCACTTTAAGATACTGAAATGTAATTACTTGTTTTCTGAATCAAAGAGGGGAcactaaaacaataaatgtcTGAGGTAAAAACTCACTAAAAATATAAAGGAGAATTAAAGTCTGCCTCAGCGCGTTTGGCTGCAAGAGAAAGTAACAAAACCAGCAAAAAGTGAAGGACGGGATGAACGGGATGTTTTATCCCTGAAATCGCAACGTCCCCCGGAGATGAATGACGGCAGGCACTTGAATGTCGTggttgtgcgtgtgtgtgtgtgtgtatgtgtgtgtgtgaggagagtGGTGGATAGTCACATGAGACTGATAGTCCTTAAAGAGTGTTTCTTGGAAAACGATGGATGCCTCCTCCTCAGGATTCCATTTCGTCTCCGTCGAACGACGGCGGCTCAAAGCTGATTACCTCCTCATAGGTTAaccctgagagacagaaaatggggatttatatttatttaccaATTTACTGAATAcataacctgttttttttttacccagcaGTTCCAGTCCTCTTTACTATCCCCAATGTCCCAACTTACTCTTCCATTGCTCAATTTCCAGCTCACGGCTTTCGAAGCTCTGGTCATACGGTTCTGCTTCAGGCTCGTCGTCTGGATCGTGGTACTGGGCAAAGTAAGGGTGGGCCAGAGCCTCAGACGCTGTGATCCGCTTGTCTGTGTCCAGCACCAGCATTTTCTCCAGCAAGTCCACCGCTAGAGCACAGCAACAATGAGAGGATAATGGTGAGTGTGAGAGAAGaaagacatgcacacactttaTTAAGAAAAGTCAGTGGTAGAGAAAGTTGATAATAACAACCTGTGtttaatcacataaaaacaatcatCCAAACTCTCTTTCCTAATCCTATCCTCCTATCTAACATGAAAACTGTTATTACGTGGCTATGGGAAGTATTGTTTTCTACTGGACAGACGTACAGTAATTGAGGATAACTCTCAACATAAAAACAGGGTCTTCATGATACCACTAGAGGGACTCAGTGAGCCAGGAGTGGTGTCAGCGTGGCACAGACGCTGAAAAGAGAACTTACCAAGGGGGTTGGCGCCAATAAACACATCAGCAAAGTTCCTCTTGGGCATGTGGGGAAGTGAGTTGATGTAGTTCCTTGCCTGAGAGGGAAGATGAACAAAACAGCTAAACTGTAAAAGACCATAAAGAAATACAATGGTGCTACGACTGAAAACTCAAAATCTTTTGACATACTTAACTTTGATTTACTAAATTTGCCTGGTACGAAAATGACTTCAACTCTACATCCTTCTAGTAACACATGCTTCGAGCActgttaatttatttaaaacccAAATctcacacattaaaacaacatgcCCCAATTTTTAACACTCAAGATCTGTTTCCCAAGGACCAAGACAGATTGCTTATCAGAATACACTGGCTGCACTGGCAAAGCACTCTCGGAAGCCTCGCTGTGACAAGCATGGTGAGTCAGAGAGGAAACGGGAATAAGTGGAGTGAGAGCAGGGGCTAATATGCAGACAATGCAAAAAGGAATGGTAGGAAATACTTCCAAACAATACATCAAGTCTAACGGTACAGTATGTATCCCTCTTGGATGTAAACATAGGTATCGGCTGGTGGACGTCTGAGGCTCGACACCCAGATTCCAGCTGGGGAAGAGCCGGTGCGCATGGGAAGGCGGAAGGGGGGGGGGCACGTGTCTCACCTCATGGCTGGGCATCCTGCTTATGAGGGAGGCTGGGGGCGTCCCCGTCAGGCGCATTATCTGCTGCAGCTGGTTTATATCTACAGCTTCTGAGTCAAGGGGCATCATAACATCAACAAGTCAAAGAGCATGGGGTGGTTAGGAGAAGTTGTGTATGAGGGGGTGGAAGAGGgggaacacacacagaaagacagttTTTAAGCTTTGATATACCTAACCTATAATGGAGTATCCAGGTATTTACAGACTTTTATGGACACTGTAGCCCTGAGCTGCACTAGAGGCGTCTTACTCTGTCATATAAAGAGATTAGTAAGCTGTATGAGCTCATAGTACATGCTAGAGAGAAGTAGGAATCAAAGCCTTGTGCTGAAGTGCAATAAAGCCATTAAGAAAACGCATtttcagagcaaaaaaaaaaaaaaaaggtgcagcGTAAAGTAGGAGACTGACTAACTCTTGCCAGGGCAACGCAgaggcaacacaaacacaggcaagAGGAGTAGCGCAACAAAACCAGGTGGGGTGGGTGCTCAACACTCACAGACTCCGAAGAGATTTTCATCAAGAACTCGGGCCCTGGGGTTCCGACCAGCATCATTATAAGCTTCAACTGATCAATGTCTACCACACTCACATGAAGGAAAACAGGAAGGGATGGAGGGTGTTGGATAAGGAGAGAGGGGTGAGAGGTACAACAGTCAAAGCTGTCATCTGTGTCTGAAAAatctttcattcattctgaagtaaaagggaaaagaaaaaaaagttaacccAGGTAGTAGCAACAATGGATACTgaataaagactgaaagaatAAGAAATGTCCATTAACACCACACATTATCCGTTTTTCTAAAGAGTTAAGGTGCTGATGAAGGAGGCAAAACATAAGGAAAGGCTTTTTCCTCTAATGTCATGTAATGTTAGGTAATTATGAAATTAATACAACATGGCATGCAAGCCAACATGCTAAACTGAAGTTCAGAATTAGATGGTGGGAAGTTAGATGTTAGGTGGTGAGTAGTATCTGCTTCTCACATATTACTAGCACAAATTTAATAACCATTAAGAAAGGAAAGCGCTTTCTATCCTTAATGAACTGTGAATCCGCACTAAACGTCACAAATATAGCACAATGTTTTGGCAAAATAAGGCAGAAAGCCAAAAATAAGCCTCTCTACACTATATCTAAATACACTGTAGTTATATGTGCAGTGGCTTTTAAGATGCAAGATCTTATTTGCATTGCATTATTTGGTtcgtttttcatttttcctgcCACACACGTGTAGCCTGTGTACACGTGTGCAAGGATCACCTTCATTGAGAAAGGTAAAAGGAGACAGACTACTCTGCTCTTTATATTCAGCTCAGCTCCGTAGGCAGGTAACTCCCCCACCTCTGCAGGTCATTTAGATTTTGTGAGAGTGCAcacatcaccacacacacacacacacccccacagaGCATGCAGTGAGGGAGTGGATGGCTTGATTGATCATTAagaacacattatacaacaGCCAGCCCATGCTATAGAGCTCAGCAAAATTCTGTAtttgaacatgtgtgtgtgtgtcagcgtgtCCTGATTACAAAGCacctccctgtgtgtgtttttcatattaaaacatctttattcTCTGCTACTGTGTATGGGTAGCTCTGTGGAAGGGAAACAGGAAGGTGTACTGTGGAGAAGCAGTAGAGACAACAGTGGGCAGCGCTGAGTCATAGACCGCAGGGGACTAACtcctatcacacacacacacttccttcaCTATTATGGCATGCAGCTCACAAAAGTTAATAATCAGCAATGCTTTTGAGTGAGTTTGAAGGAGGTAAcattttgagtgtgtttgaaACACTGAGGGAGAGTCCAGAATGCAGAGGACAATAAAACTCATGCAGCTAATCTATAAATCTAATCACAAGTCCAGCATATCCATACAAGAGCTTAATGCATCCATCTACTACCTCCTCGAAATTTACCGGAGACCTACAGGTTGGCTCCAAGGAGCCACTTTATTTTTGCATAGCATTGACATCGGTGGAAGGATACGGTCTGTGCCGGGGAAGAGTGTCCGTCCAGTAAGTAGTTCAGCCATGATGCAGCCCACCGACCAGATATCCACTattacatgtaaacaaatgaaaaggaaacatgCAGGATAATGATGCTTTAGAACATGTTACAACTTGTCTGTTTAATATTCTTTATCAGTGACTTTACATTCATTTGGTAATTACTTTTAGTGCAAAGTGACTTGCATTTTTTTCACCAAACTCAAGCTTTTCAACAGTATGACAGACCAAAACGACTGCATCACCTTGCAATGATCAGTACAAGGTtctttaaaactaaaaaaataaacaattcagCATTAATTTTTTTGCAGATTCtcttaaacatacagtactgttGCTTTTGAGATgaaatttctatttttgttgCCTTATATGGTTCATTTGTTGTAGaatcaactgtaaaaaaaaaaaaaaaaagcttttgttgTATCAAATATCTGCTGAGAAACCACAAGCAGGatccttttgttttatttgaaagtcTTAAATAGTATATCTTTTTATAAGGTTTAATATTGCAAGAAATTGAGAAagcatggaaaaaaacaagtgttttgTGTGATTATGCATTTAAATTTAGTGCACAAGACAATAAATGTATGAAttgttggttaaaaaaaacactgctatTTGGAagtattttgattttaaaaaaagaagatgtgGACTAAACAGGCACTCTATCAACAGTGTCACACAActtatttatttgacaatttACAACATCACAAAGCCACGTATGACAAGTGCAAAGTGGAATCAAATGCCACTTTGACAAGCGCTGCGTTGTATAAAAAACGTCATGTTGAATCAACCAGGAAATTGAACGTTGTCCTAGTTCCTTTATAATCACCATAATCATTTCTTGtgtaatacatttgtaacaacTGTCACTACAAAAGAAAAAGCTACATATACCTGGTGAAATGGATTGTTTCTATTTTCAATCAGCAATTTAtattgaaaacaacaaaataactccaaattatttttttcccaatagtttagataaaactgaagttattgtgcttggccctaaacaccttagaaacacattatctaatgataaagctgctctggatggcattaccctggcctccagcaccaccgtaaggaatctgggagttatctttgatcaggatatgtcctttaactcccacataaatcaaatttcaaggactgccttttttcacttacgtaatatctcaaaaatcaggcacatcctgtcccaaaaagatgcagaaaaactagttcacgcatttgttacttctaggctggattattgcaattccttattatcaggctgccctaacaagtctctaaagactctccagctggtccagaacgcagctgcacgtgtattgactaaaactagaaaaagagaccacatttctcccattttagcttcactacattggcttcctgtaaaatctagaatagaatttaaaatccttctcctaacttacaaagcccttaatggtcaggcaccatcatatcttgaagagctcataataccgtattatcccactagaacactgcgctcccagtatgcaggcttgcTGGTGGTCCCtgcagtctttaaaagtagaatgggaggcagagcctatagctatcaggctcctcttcaatggaaccatctaccggattcagtctgGGGTGCAGActccctctctatgtttaagagtaggcttaaaactttcctttttgataaagcttatagttagggccgaccaggctctccttggatcagcccttagttatgctgctataggcctagactactgggggacttcccatgatgcactgagctcctctctcctcctctccatctgtatgcattcatgtaacatcaatgcatgtcactaactttgcttcttccccggagttttttgtgctttctcatctcacagaaaaacctgactcccgggccgaaccttcgcggtccttcacagtcctgatggcatccttccctggctgttgctgcttgtgcttgttgttgttgtcattgtttttcttctgtcccccctccccctttccctctctctttctctctctcaacccaaccggtcaaagcagatggccgcccaccaagagccggggtctgcttgaggtttctacccgttaaaggggagtttttccttaccgctgtcgccaagtgcttgctcatgggggaactgttgggtctctgtaaattaaagagtatggtctgacctgctctatgtgaaaagtgccttgagatgacttctgttgtgatatggcgctatataaataaagattgattgattgattgattgattgagtttTCTGCCCTTATGTTATATTGAAAGGTGAACTTTGTGTCCaactacaaaacacacagatgtcaGTGAGCCATTTCAACAGAAATGCACATGATGTAACGCTACATTTACTCTCAGCCCAAAACATTATgactcaatgtgtgtgtgtgtgtgtgtgtgtgtgtgtgtgtgtgtgtgtgtacctgtcatATTATAGTGCATCCAGTTGAGCATGATCTCTGGGGCTCGGTACCACCGGGTGGCTACGTAGCCCGTCATTTCATCGTCTGTGTGCCGTGCCAAACCAAAGTCCAGGATCTGTAGGGTCaagatgtttgtgtgtagaAGAAGTAGAGAGGCACAAAGGGAAAAGGAGATGAGGAGGTGGTATACTTCATTGAACACCTTCCAAAATCACATATTGTGAATCTTGTTTCAAGTTGAGACTCACCTTGAGCTCACAGTCTTCATTCACAGCCAGATTACTGGGCTTTAAATCCtgaggagaaaaaggaaagaaggaaaactcTAAGACAGGACAGAAGAGCAATACAAACAGCATATAGGACAGATGATGTGGAATTTATTGTTTTGGCCTTCTGATAACGAATGATAATGGGACTTTGTAACTGATCCCACTTTGATAAGTTTCACCAGACATGTATTCAGATGTCGGAGCTATTTATAAGCTCATGCAACAGTGTCACAACTTACTCTGTGGATGATGTCTGCAGAATGGATGTACTGTGGGAGTAAGGAAGAAAATATTTACgattacatttaaattacacACTAAATTTGAACACATCACACCTTGAAGTGCATTTCATTTGCCATTTTTTGATAACAATGATAGCTCACTGTactctgtactgtgtgtgtgcgacCATGTGTCACAAATACAGGAGTTAACAAAACTACTCCAGTTTCTGCTAACTATTTCCCTGCTACTCACTTCCTGTGTGCAGAAATCGAGCTCAGCAAGTGAAGCAATCACGGGGACTGACATCAGAGATGGAGCAAGCTCTTATGATTTACAGTAACTTCTGTCTTAGATACCTTGACCTTGGTCCTTCTTACTTTGTGGTTACTGTGTCAGATGTCAAAGTTCAACAGAGAATTCATTACCAGGGACCATAACTGGTTGCAGAAAAACTTCAAACCAAAACTTAGACTAAAGCCAACAACCATCTGTTTCTTAGTAAGTTTCCGG includes these proteins:
- the mapk14b gene encoding mitogen-activated protein kinase 14B isoform X1 — translated: MSQEDRPTFYRQELNKTVWEVPVRYEHLSPVGSGAYGSVCSAFDVGSGLKVAVKKLSRPFQSIIHAKRTYRELRLLKHMKHENVIGLLDVFTPGRSLEEFNDVYLVTHLMGADLNNIVKCQKLTDDHVQFLIYQILRGLKYIHSADIIHRDLKPSNLAVNEDCELKILDFGLARHTDDEMTGYVATRWYRAPEIMLNWMHYNMTVDIWSVGCIMAELLTGRTLFPGTDHINQLQQIMRLTGTPPASLISRMPSHEARNYINSLPHMPKRNFADVFIGANPLAVDLLEKMLVLDTDKRITASEALAHPYFAQYHDPDDEPEAEPYDQSFESRELEIEQWKRLTYEEVISFEPPSFDGDEMES
- the mapk14b gene encoding mitogen-activated protein kinase 14B isoform X2, with the protein product MSQEDRPTFYRQELNKTVWEVPVRYEHLSPVGSGAYGSVCSAFDVGSGLKVAVKKLSRPFQSIIHAKRTYRELRLLKHMKHENVIGLLDVFTPGRSLEEFNDVYLVTHLMGADLNNIVKCQKLTDDHVQFLIYQILRGLKYIHSADIIHRDLKPSNLAVNEDCELKILDFGLARHTDDEMTGYVATRWYRAPEIMLNWMHYNMTVDIWSVGCIMAELLTGRTLFPGTDHIDQLKLIMMLVGTPGPEFLMKISSESARNYINSLPHMPKRNFADVFIGANPLAVDLLEKMLVLDTDKRITASEALAHPYFAQYHDPDDEPEAEPYDQSFESRELEIEQWKRLTYEEVISFEPPSFDGDEMES